One window of Atribacter laminatus genomic DNA carries:
- a CDS encoding sensor histidine kinase: protein MIASLNFLSIIIAISFVSFIIGFFIYELVKKRREALLVLKKKSGLRRNYQNYQDLILDLIQERQRLQNQLIQLIKTNLQVFDHLSLAIAYWDYHRDVFQYNFTFARFTGLKNYEGREVSIHEFPVFGSLLTKMTEDSQTVEIGTMQINIRRIAGDAHCFFILTDLEAQEVEEKEKKYLTHAIWHEMKTPLTVLKGYAQLLLEEIQEPELMKICQKIDFQVERLEKTTAQLRHLARPNETNNPIKIQDFMDMIQQVLRSWQTEIEDRQVRVQTNFEEVEEHRERELGFSQGDLYIVASNLISNAIRFNRPDGFLSIFLRIQHNSMVFEVADNGPGIPEEMKDLIFKPLGYSSYNGGKSQGMGLYLVKESVRRGGGRIAVQSESDSGTTIRIFIPFR, encoded by the coding sequence GTGATTGCCAGTTTAAATTTTCTTTCCATTATTATTGCTATTTCTTTTGTCTCTTTTATCATTGGTTTTTTTATATATGAACTGGTTAAAAAAAGAAGAGAAGCATTACTTGTTTTGAAAAAAAAATCGGGTTTAAGAAGAAACTACCAAAATTACCAAGATCTAATTTTAGACTTAATTCAGGAACGTCAGCGACTTCAAAATCAGTTAATTCAATTGATAAAAACCAATCTTCAGGTTTTTGATCATTTATCTCTGGCTATAGCCTATTGGGATTATCACCGTGATGTCTTTCAATATAACTTCACATTTGCTCGTTTTACCGGACTAAAGAACTATGAGGGAAGAGAAGTATCAATCCATGAATTTCCGGTTTTCGGTTCGCTCTTAACAAAAATGACTGAAGATTCTCAAACTGTTGAGATAGGAACCATGCAAATTAATATTCGGAGAATTGCTGGAGATGCTCATTGTTTTTTTATTCTAACCGACCTTGAAGCCCAGGAAGTGGAGGAGAAAGAAAAAAAATATCTAACTCATGCCATTTGGCACGAGATGAAAACGCCCTTAACGGTCTTGAAAGGATATGCTCAGTTATTGTTGGAAGAAATTCAAGAACCTGAATTAATGAAGATTTGTCAAAAAATTGATTTTCAAGTTGAGCGTTTAGAAAAAACAACTGCTCAACTTCGACATTTAGCTCGGCCCAATGAAACCAATAATCCAATTAAAATTCAAGACTTCATGGATATGATTCAACAAGTCCTTCGGTCTTGGCAAACTGAAATTGAAGACCGGCAAGTTAGGGTTCAAACGAATTTCGAAGAAGTTGAGGAGCATAGAGAACGGGAGTTGGGTTTTTCCCAAGGAGATTTATATATCGTAGCTTCCAATTTAATTTCTAATGCCATTCGTTTTAACCGGCCTGATGGTTTTCTGTCGATTTTTCTTCGTATTCAACACAATTCAATGGTTTTTGAAGTTGCCGATAATGGCCCTGGAATTCCTGAAGAAATGAAAGATTTGATTTTTAAACCTCTGGGATATTCTTCTTATAACGGTGGGAAGAGCCAAGGAATGGGTCTCTATTTGGTTAAGGAATCTGTCCGTCGGGGAGGAGGACGGATAGCCGTTCAGTCGGAAAGTGACAGTGGAACAACTATACGAATTTTTATCCCTTTCCGTTGA
- a CDS encoding phosphate ABC transporter substrate-binding protein — MFKLRLFSIIILLFFLIVGFSSAKEKMNIQGSTTVLPIIQIMAEEFMNDYPEYEVTISGGGSGVGIAALIDQIADIAMSSRKIKENELQKAQDKGLDVQEYTIAYDAIAIIVHAKNNPIDRLDSNTLKKIYTGFVHNWEDLGGYDRPLVAISRDTNSGTFEIFNDHILDNEEMAPQVLRLTSNRPILDEVSRNLNAIGYVGFGYLTPQVKALTLDNVEPTRDNVISGSYPLSRGLFLYTARVPAGVSQEFINYIFSDKGQRIVAEEGFIPIK; from the coding sequence ATGTTTAAATTGAGGCTTTTTTCGATTATCATCTTACTTTTTTTCCTTATAGTAGGCTTTTCTTCGGCAAAAGAAAAAATGAATATTCAAGGTTCGACAACCGTGCTTCCCATTATACAAATTATGGCTGAGGAATTTATGAATGATTACCCGGAATACGAAGTTACTATCAGTGGTGGAGGATCGGGAGTGGGAATTGCAGCACTTATAGATCAAATTGCTGATATTGCCATGTCTTCTCGTAAAATAAAGGAAAATGAATTGCAAAAAGCCCAGGATAAGGGGTTGGATGTTCAAGAATATACCATTGCTTATGATGCTATTGCTATCATCGTTCATGCAAAAAACAACCCAATTGACCGGCTTGATAGCAATACGCTTAAAAAAATTTATACCGGGTTTGTTCATAATTGGGAGGATTTGGGAGGATATGATCGACCTTTAGTTGCCATCTCCCGAGATACCAATTCCGGAACTTTTGAAATCTTTAACGATCATATTTTAGACAACGAGGAAATGGCACCTCAAGTTTTAAGATTAACTTCGAATCGTCCTATCCTTGATGAAGTCTCCAGGAATTTGAATGCTATTGGTTATGTTGGTTTTGGTTATCTTACTCCCCAGGTAAAAGCCTTAACTTTGGATAATGTTGAACCTACCCGGGATAATGTTATTAGCGGAAGTTATCCTTTAAGCAGAGGTCTTTTCCTCTACACAGCAAGGGTTCCCGCAGGGGTATCTCAAGAATTTATTAATTATATTTTCAGTGATAAAGGGCAAAGGATTGTTGCAGAAGAAGGTTTTATTCCTATAAAATAA
- a CDS encoding L-fucose/L-arabinose isomerase family protein, translated as MKQTLGLVVGSRGFFPEWLVKEGREVVLSQLKKLGYDVVVLSPEDTKHGAVQTWEDAQKCAALFDENRKKISGIVVTLPNFGEEKAIADAIRHSGLNVPILIHAFPDKTSALDVESRRDSFCGKLSICNNLRQYNIPFTLTSEHTEAPDSVIFKEDIAAFAGVSRIVSGFKNLKAGAIGARPNAFNTVRFSEKILENSGISVEVIDLSEVIARAEKLKDSDKKVVNKVKDIHNYINTSGIPDAPLVKMAKLWLVINEWIKETGIKLFAFQCWSSIQENFGIMPCAVMSMFSENMIPAACEVDLIGGLAMYALQLASQKPSALVDWNNNVDDDPDKAILFHCSNYPKSCLEDFRMGFGDIISTSAVSKEQAYGTCYGTIPTGPVTIARLATDDITGSITGYLAEGNITADKFPTFGGIGVVEIEDLQDLLAFLCENGFEHHAAINLAHSANILYEAFDKYLGFDTYWHNA; from the coding sequence ATGAAGCAAACATTAGGGCTAGTCGTTGGAAGCCGAGGTTTTTTCCCTGAATGGTTAGTCAAAGAAGGCCGAGAAGTTGTCCTATCTCAGCTTAAAAAATTGGGTTATGATGTAGTTGTTCTTTCGCCCGAAGATACCAAACATGGTGCGGTTCAAACCTGGGAAGATGCTCAGAAATGCGCTGCTCTCTTTGATGAAAACCGGAAAAAAATATCGGGGATTGTTGTTACACTTCCAAATTTCGGTGAAGAAAAGGCCATTGCCGATGCTATTCGTCATTCCGGGTTGAATGTACCGATATTGATTCACGCCTTTCCCGACAAAACCTCAGCTCTTGATGTCGAAAGCCGTCGAGATAGTTTTTGTGGTAAGTTATCAATCTGCAATAATTTAAGACAGTACAATATTCCTTTTACTCTCACCAGTGAGCATACTGAGGCTCCAGATTCGGTAATTTTTAAGGAAGATATTGCGGCTTTTGCTGGAGTATCGAGAATTGTTAGTGGGTTCAAAAATTTAAAAGCAGGTGCCATAGGTGCTCGGCCAAACGCTTTTAATACTGTTCGTTTTTCAGAAAAAATACTTGAGAATTCTGGTATTTCGGTTGAAGTTATCGATCTTTCAGAAGTTATCGCTCGCGCAGAGAAATTAAAAGATTCCGATAAAAAAGTTGTTAACAAAGTTAAAGACATCCATAACTACATCAATACTTCAGGAATCCCCGATGCTCCACTGGTTAAAATGGCAAAGCTTTGGTTGGTCATAAACGAATGGATTAAAGAAACCGGTATAAAACTTTTTGCTTTTCAATGTTGGTCCTCTATCCAAGAAAATTTTGGAATCATGCCTTGTGCGGTGATGAGTATGTTTAGCGAAAATATGATACCGGCTGCTTGTGAAGTGGATTTAATCGGAGGGTTGGCAATGTATGCTCTCCAGCTTGCTTCCCAAAAACCATCAGCCTTGGTTGACTGGAATAATAATGTTGATGATGACCCCGACAAAGCCATTCTATTCCACTGCAGTAATTATCCAAAATCCTGCTTAGAAGATTTTCGCATGGGATTCGGTGATATAATCTCCACTTCTGCAGTATCAAAAGAACAAGCCTATGGAACCTGTTATGGCACCATTCCGACTGGACCAGTTACCATTGCTCGTCTTGCTACTGATGATATCACCGGTTCCATCACTGGTTACCTTGCCGAAGGAAACATTACCGCTGACAAGTTCCCCACCTTTGGAGGAATTGGTGTTGTCGAAATCGAAGATCTGCAAGACCTCTTGGCGTTTCTCTGTGAAAACGGCTTTGAGCATCATGCCGCCATCAACCTGGCTCATTCTGCTAACATTCTGTATGAAGCTTTTGATAAGTATCTGGGCTTTGATACTTATTGGCACAACGCTTAA
- a CDS encoding carbohydrate ABC transporter permease encodes MKASTKKTTRLFFIYLISILIAIATLFPIYWLFVVSARTKVEIFAGPKLFQTSFYAVNYIRPFLHDVFGKYLLNSLIIASGNTLLVVTFAVLSTYAFSRFRVPGSSNIFFWTITNRMAPPAVFIVPYFLIFTRLGLRDTQIGIILLYCIFNLPFAIWLLKGMMDAIPKEMDEAAYIDGCTFWGVLTKVILPLARPGIMTTAILTWIFAWNEYLFASILTSVNARTITTGLASFVTVIGTNWGEMAAVSMVCLIPAVIFIGIAQRHIVAGLTFGAVKD; translated from the coding sequence ATGAAAGCTTCAACCAAGAAAACCACCCGACTTTTTTTCATATATTTGATTTCTATTTTGATAGCCATTGCAACGCTTTTCCCGATTTATTGGCTTTTTGTGGTATCAGCTCGCACCAAAGTGGAAATATTCGCTGGCCCTAAGCTTTTTCAAACCAGCTTTTATGCGGTTAATTATATTAGGCCTTTTTTACATGATGTTTTTGGGAAATATCTACTTAATTCCCTCATTATTGCCAGTGGAAATACGCTTTTAGTGGTAACTTTTGCAGTCCTTTCCACTTATGCTTTTTCTCGATTTCGAGTTCCAGGATCGAGCAATATTTTTTTCTGGACGATCACCAACCGAATGGCTCCACCGGCAGTTTTTATTGTGCCCTATTTTTTAATATTCACCCGTTTAGGTTTAAGAGATACCCAAATTGGTATTATTCTTCTTTATTGTATTTTTAATCTTCCTTTTGCCATCTGGCTTTTAAAGGGGATGATGGATGCAATCCCCAAAGAAATGGATGAAGCAGCCTATATTGATGGCTGTACCTTCTGGGGGGTTTTAACTAAAGTGATACTCCCCCTGGCTCGCCCAGGAATCATGACAACTGCAATCCTGACCTGGATATTTGCTTGGAATGAATATCTATTTGCATCAATTCTTACCAGTGTGAATGCTCGAACGATTACAACTGGTTTGGCTTCTTTTGTTACCGTTATTGGGACCAACTGGGGAGAAATGGCAGCGGTTTCTATGGTTTGTTTGATTCCTGCGGTCATTTTCATTGGAATTGCTCAAAGGCATATAGTTGCTGGTCTTACTTTCGGTGCGGTTAAGGATTAG
- a CDS encoding carbohydrate ABC transporter permease — protein sequence MREKQKQVWGLLTPTLILLIFLGVVPIIYILYLSVYKYNVFSKVGMVYTGFNNFRKLVFDPDFLKSLRLGLTYVIICVAIELPLGLAFANLLTYEYKGKGIFRTIMTLPLAMAPISIGAIWVLMTNPDFGPLAVYLRNIGIDFNIGNNANQAFIATILMDIWHWTPFVTLTFMAGLSSLPKQPFEAALVDGATKSQTLRYITLPLLRPVLFTTLFIRIMDTFRVFDEVWMLTSGGPGTATRYVSIHVVREVLQSMNYGYSSAMSLFLLYLTIVVCWLLITFINVSQESG from the coding sequence GTGAGAGAAAAACAGAAACAGGTGTGGGGTCTTTTGACCCCCACCCTTATTTTATTGATTTTTCTCGGAGTCGTTCCAATAATTTATATTTTGTATTTAAGTGTTTATAAATATAATGTGTTTTCGAAGGTAGGAATGGTCTATACCGGTTTTAATAATTTTCGGAAACTGGTATTTGATCCGGATTTTTTAAAGTCCTTACGACTGGGGCTTACCTACGTTATTATTTGTGTAGCCATTGAGCTTCCTCTTGGTTTGGCTTTTGCCAATCTTCTCACTTATGAATATAAAGGGAAGGGAATATTTCGAACTATCATGACTCTTCCTTTGGCTATGGCTCCCATAAGCATTGGAGCGATATGGGTCCTCATGACCAATCCCGATTTTGGTCCCTTAGCCGTTTATTTACGAAATATTGGCATTGATTTTAATATCGGCAACAATGCCAATCAAGCTTTTATAGCTACGATATTGATGGATATCTGGCATTGGACTCCTTTTGTTACTCTTACCTTTATGGCAGGTTTATCGTCACTTCCCAAGCAACCTTTTGAGGCAGCATTGGTTGATGGGGCTACTAAATCGCAAACTCTCCGTTATATTACCTTGCCCCTATTGCGCCCGGTTCTTTTTACTACTCTCTTTATCAGGATTATGGATACTTTCCGGGTTTTCGATGAAGTGTGGATGCTTACCAGCGGCGGACCAGGGACTGCAACCCGCTATGTCAGCATCCATGTGGTTCGTGAGGTTCTCCAGTCAATGAATTACGGCTACAGCTCAGCAATGTCGCTTTTTTTGCTTTATTTAACCATTGTGGTTTGTTGGCTCCTTATAACCTTTATTAATGTTTCACAGGAGAGTGGCTAA
- a CDS encoding extracellular solute-binding protein, with the protein MKKALVLFVSLLVLTLFTTAFAETMVTNPDWWKKAGEPYKGVTIKGVSESTPPSKAAMEVAAPQFEELTGIKVVFEVTSWDEMYNKAIQDMQTGSGIYDFVYVEQDIVYSYLPQNWLTNLTPFINNPAITDPDFDLADFTSFIDNFKDDEGNIYGIPFEAFLKSYVYRTDLFGDPEIQAAYKAKYNKDLAVPTNWDDYTNIAIFFTEYGKEKGIELFGHIAQAKTHPCVAYEVVETLWPAMGIYNWGINLENMRATKANGGLVDSDEAKAAFKWYVDMLQYAPPGVKTYTWDETAATFGAGKVAQGIIYLENLGWWSDPAQSEVAGKISVALPPVTEKALADAKSGAGYIGYYDGGALGIPHSSKNKEAAWLFAQWVARKEWQGEFAKLGTRVVRNSTFEDPIVKELDPQMGNYFTFLKEQGPLFRGAPALPMHRPLNDLYLKWVSKAVAGEVSPEEALDNLAKETDELMEELGY; encoded by the coding sequence TTGAAAAAAGCATTAGTATTATTTGTTAGCTTGTTAGTGTTAACTCTTTTCACCACAGCTTTTGCCGAAACCATGGTTACTAATCCCGATTGGTGGAAGAAGGCAGGCGAACCCTATAAGGGAGTAACCATTAAGGGAGTTTCAGAAAGCACTCCGCCATCTAAGGCAGCGATGGAAGTTGCCGCACCTCAGTTTGAAGAACTGACCGGGATTAAAGTGGTATTTGAAGTAACTTCCTGGGATGAAATGTACAACAAAGCCATTCAGGACATGCAGACTGGATCGGGTATTTATGATTTTGTCTATGTCGAACAGGATATCGTTTATTCATATCTTCCTCAAAACTGGTTAACCAACCTTACTCCTTTTATTAATAATCCAGCTATTACCGATCCGGATTTTGATTTAGCTGATTTTACCAGTTTCATCGATAACTTTAAGGATGACGAGGGGAATATATATGGTATTCCTTTCGAAGCGTTTTTAAAGTCTTACGTTTACCGAACTGATCTCTTTGGAGACCCTGAAATTCAAGCTGCCTATAAAGCAAAATACAACAAAGATTTAGCCGTTCCGACCAATTGGGATGACTATACCAACATCGCGATATTCTTTACCGAGTATGGGAAAGAAAAAGGGATTGAACTCTTTGGTCATATTGCCCAAGCGAAGACCCATCCTTGTGTTGCCTATGAAGTTGTTGAAACTCTTTGGCCGGCAATGGGAATATACAATTGGGGTATAAATCTTGAAAATATGCGTGCAACCAAGGCCAATGGAGGTTTAGTTGATAGCGATGAAGCCAAGGCTGCCTTTAAATGGTATGTAGATATGCTGCAATATGCACCTCCTGGAGTTAAAACCTATACCTGGGATGAAACTGCTGCAACCTTTGGCGCCGGTAAAGTAGCCCAGGGGATTATCTACCTTGAAAATCTCGGTTGGTGGTCAGATCCGGCCCAGTCGGAAGTGGCTGGAAAAATTAGCGTTGCATTGCCCCCAGTCACCGAAAAGGCTTTAGCCGATGCCAAATCAGGTGCAGGTTATATTGGATACTATGATGGTGGAGCATTGGGTATCCCTCATAGTTCAAAGAACAAAGAAGCTGCTTGGTTGTTCGCTCAGTGGGTTGCTCGTAAAGAGTGGCAGGGTGAATTTGCCAAACTGGGAACCAGAGTAGTGAGAAATTCCACTTTTGAAGATCCTATTGTCAAAGAATTAGATCCACAGATGGGTAATTATTTCACCTTCCTCAAAGAACAAGGCCCACTCTTCAGGGGTGCTCCTGCGCTGCCAATGCATAGACCGTTAAATGACCTTTATCTCAAGTGGGTATCCAAGGCAGTAGCCGGTGAAGTTTCTCCCGAAGAAGCGCTCGACAATTTAGCCAAAGAAACCGACGAGCTCATGGAAGAACTGGGTTACTAA
- a CDS encoding SDR family NAD(P)-dependent oxidoreductase — MTAQSLFSLKDEVAVVTGGAQGLGEQMAIGLAEAGAHVIIADLNLDNAKKVAQSLEKYGIETMAVHVDVTQKSLVENMVDEVIKNFQKIDILVTSAGVGQWVPAAEMPESDWKRVMDINLNGTFFCCQSVGRRMIEKKKGSIITISSMSGLIVNTPQCQSHYNTSKGGVIMLTKSLAAEWAPYGVRVNSIAPGYMKTQLVADLLLQYPEYAEAWTKLVPFGRFGKPEEMKGPCVFLASNAASFVTGSVVVMDGGYTIW; from the coding sequence GTGACTGCACAATCACTTTTTAGCCTAAAAGATGAAGTAGCTGTTGTTACCGGAGGCGCTCAAGGTTTGGGTGAACAAATGGCGATTGGTTTAGCTGAAGCCGGCGCCCATGTGATTATAGCTGATTTAAATTTGGATAATGCCAAAAAAGTTGCTCAATCCCTTGAGAAATATGGCATTGAAACCATGGCTGTTCATGTCGATGTGACTCAAAAATCATTAGTTGAAAATATGGTGGATGAGGTCATCAAAAATTTTCAGAAAATCGACATCCTGGTTACTTCAGCCGGTGTGGGTCAATGGGTTCCGGCAGCAGAAATGCCCGAATCCGATTGGAAGCGGGTAATGGATATTAATTTAAATGGAACATTTTTTTGCTGTCAATCAGTTGGCAGAAGAATGATCGAGAAAAAGAAGGGGAGCATTATTACCATCTCATCCATGTCTGGCCTTATTGTGAATACTCCTCAATGCCAATCCCACTACAATACTTCTAAGGGTGGAGTGATCATGCTAACCAAATCTTTGGCAGCAGAATGGGCTCCTTATGGAGTAAGAGTGAATAGCATCGCTCCTGGTTACATGAAGACTCAACTGGTTGCTGATCTTCTCCTTCAGTACCCTGAATATGCAGAAGCCTGGACCAAGCTGGTTCCTTTTGGTCGTTTTGGAAAGCCAGAAGAAATGAAGGGACCCTGTGTGTTCCTGGCTTCAAACGCTGCGTCGTTTGTCACCGGAAGTGTAGTGGTGATGGACGGAGGATATACTATCTGGTAA